Proteins from one Bacteroides zhangwenhongii genomic window:
- a CDS encoding IS110 family RNA-guided transposase, translating to MAGIHFDQVVSRGCGMDIHKKVVVATVQGEGICKETKSFDTFTSSLTQLREWLVSLGITHVAMESTGVYWKPIYNVFEDYIRNIWIVNARHIKNVPGHKTDKNDSEWICQLLMAGLLKPSFIPPREQRELRDLTRYRRKLIETVSANKNRIIRTLEDGNVKLSSVLSDTSGSTATKLIEMLCDGRIPTLADIESVRHKRCLHSAEEMLEACTGYMNSHKIYMLQKIRSCNRRLTEEITEMDRHIKEILSPYEDVIARLSEIPGVQNRTCEELIAEIGLDMGNFPTAAHLCSWAGMCPGNNESAGKKKSGRTSHGDKHVRATLVEAAWAASRTKGTFFMERFNRLAPRKGNKKALIAVGHSLLKCIHYVLSTDGRYKELGDSYVPEKKEKQRKEYLKGELKKLGYHVVLTKKKD from the coding sequence ATGGCAGGGATTCATTTCGATCAGGTTGTATCGCGCGGTTGCGGTATGGACATCCACAAGAAGGTGGTGGTAGCGACGGTCCAAGGCGAAGGGATCTGTAAGGAGACCAAGTCTTTTGACACCTTCACGAGTTCTTTGACACAATTGAGAGAATGGTTGGTATCATTAGGAATCACTCACGTTGCGATGGAGAGCACTGGAGTGTATTGGAAACCGATATACAACGTGTTCGAGGATTACATCCGCAACATCTGGATTGTCAATGCCCGTCACATCAAGAATGTTCCGGGTCACAAGACAGACAAGAACGACAGTGAGTGGATATGCCAGTTGCTAATGGCAGGATTGCTCAAGCCCAGTTTTATTCCCCCTCGTGAGCAGCGCGAGCTTAGGGATCTTACTCGTTACCGCCGCAAGCTGATAGAAACGGTGTCGGCCAACAAGAACCGCATCATCCGTACGCTTGAGGACGGCAATGTCAAGTTGTCCAGCGTTCTGAGCGACACGAGCGGCTCAACTGCGACCAAACTGATAGAAATGCTTTGCGATGGCAGGATTCCGACATTGGCAGACATAGAGTCTGTACGACACAAGCGTTGTCTGCATTCCGCGGAGGAAATGCTTGAGGCATGCACGGGTTATATGAACAGCCACAAGATATACATGCTTCAGAAGATACGTTCATGCAACAGACGGCTCACGGAGGAAATCACGGAGATGGACAGGCATATCAAGGAAATCCTCTCTCCCTACGAAGATGTCATTGCAAGGCTGAGCGAGATACCCGGAGTGCAAAACCGCACCTGCGAGGAACTGATAGCCGAGATTGGTCTTGACATGGGCAACTTTCCTACTGCGGCGCATCTTTGTTCCTGGGCAGGAATGTGTCCAGGCAACAACGAAAGTGCTGGCAAGAAGAAGAGCGGAAGGACGAGCCACGGAGACAAGCATGTAAGGGCTACACTCGTTGAAGCCGCATGGGCTGCCTCACGAACAAAAGGGACGTTCTTCATGGAACGCTTCAACCGACTTGCCCCACGCAAGGGCAACAAAAAGGCGTTGATTGCCGTTGGGCACTCCCTTCTCAAGTGCATACACTATGTGTTGTCAACAGACGGAAGATACAAGGAGCTTGGAGACAGTTATGTGCCTGAGAAGAAAGAGAAGCAACGCAAGGAATACCTGAAAGGTGAGTTAAAGAAACTTGGCTACCATGTAGTCCTGACGAAGAAAAAAGATTAG
- the lnb gene encoding lipoprotein N-acyltransferase Lnb, translating to MKRFNDFFRCMSPLVLFMLFFSTTGASAMKSNGPAADGHDSIRISLLTCAPGEEIYSLFGHTAIRYENPSQGIDVVFNYGLFSFNTPNFILRFSLGETDYQLGATDYAHFAAEYAFFGRSVWQQTLNLTEREKAELIRLLQENYRPENRVYRYNFFYDNCATRPRDKIEESIAGKVIYPAKPQDGSRSFRDIVHQYCKGHPWARFGIDLCIGSEADRPITQRQMMFAPFYLMDAFAGAQIENDSIQRPLAEAARLIVDATPETDESGWIFTPLQCALLLFILTVGATIYGIRRRTGLWGVDFFLFSAAGIVGCVLAFLALFSEHPAVSSNFLLLVFHPGQLLFLPYIIYCDRKGKKCWYLTLNLIILTLFIVLFPLIPQRFDLAVVPLALSLLVRSASNLIVTSKKK from the coding sequence ATGAAACGATTTAATGACTTTTTCCGCTGTATGTCGCCGCTTGTGCTATTCATGTTGTTCTTTTCCACCACCGGTGCGTCCGCAATGAAAAGCAACGGTCCGGCCGCAGACGGTCATGACTCCATCCGTATCAGCCTGCTGACCTGTGCTCCCGGCGAGGAGATTTATTCTCTGTTCGGACATACAGCCATCCGTTACGAAAATCCTTCACAAGGGATTGATGTAGTTTTCAACTACGGTCTGTTCAGCTTCAACACCCCCAACTTCATACTTCGCTTCTCTCTCGGAGAGACAGATTATCAACTGGGCGCAACCGATTATGCCCATTTTGCAGCAGAATACGCATTCTTCGGACGTAGCGTATGGCAACAGACTCTGAACCTGACCGAAAGAGAAAAGGCCGAATTAATCCGTCTGCTACAAGAGAATTATCGTCCCGAGAACCGGGTGTACCGTTACAATTTCTTTTACGACAATTGCGCCACCCGTCCCCGCGACAAGATAGAAGAAAGCATTGCCGGAAAAGTGATTTATCCCGCAAAACCGCAGGACGGCTCACGGTCTTTCCGCGACATCGTGCATCAATATTGCAAAGGTCATCCGTGGGCACGCTTCGGCATTGACTTATGTATCGGAAGCGAAGCAGACCGTCCTATCACACAGCGGCAGATGATGTTTGCCCCATTTTATCTGATGGATGCCTTTGCCGGAGCGCAAATTGAGAATGACTCCATTCAGCGACCGCTTGCGGAAGCCGCCCGACTGATTGTAGACGCCACTCCCGAGACGGATGAAAGCGGCTGGATATTCACTCCGCTACAATGCGCCCTGCTTTTATTTATATTGACAGTCGGCGCTACCATCTACGGTATCCGGCGAAGAACCGGACTATGGGGAGTAGACTTCTTCCTTTTCAGCGCGGCAGGTATCGTAGGTTGTGTTCTTGCCTTTCTGGCTCTCTTTTCCGAACACCCGGCCGTCAGTTCCAATTTCTTATTGCTCGTGTTTCACCCCGGACAACTTCTTTTCCTTCCCTACATCATTTATTGTGACCGAAAAGGAAAGAAATGTTGGTATTTGACTTTGAATTTGATCATTTTAACACTTTTTATAGTGCTTTTTCCGCTAATTCCACAAAGATTTGACTTAGCTGTTGTACCTTTGGCACTCAGTTTGCTGGTACGTTCAGCGAGCAACTTAATTGTGACATCTAAAAAGAAATAA
- a CDS encoding alkaline phosphatase family protein, with protein sequence MKGLLTSLITVLTFTGLQAQSLPAAPKLVVGLTIDQLRTDYLEAFSSLYGEKGFKRLWKEGRVFYNAEYTFSGVDRSSAIAAIYSGTTPSMNGIISKRWMDAATLRPVNSTDDTAFMGYYTDQTCSPSKLLTSTIADELKIATQGKGLVYAIAPKCDAAIFAAGHAGNGAFWLNPNTGKWSGTTYYGEFPWWASQYNDRQAVDFRIANIVWEPVFPRGMYTFLPDWRDMVFKYKFDDDRNNKYRRFITSPFVNDEVNALAEEALSKSSIGMDDITDLLALTYYAGNYAHKSVQECAMEIQDTYVRIDRSIANLLELLDRKVGLQNVLIFVTSTGYTDSESSDSGLYKIPGGEFYLNRCAALLNMYLMATYGEGKYVETYHNQQIYLNHKLLEQKQLNLTEVQEKSAEFLMQFSGVNEAYSANRLLLGSWTPEIHKIRNGYHRKRSGDLVIDVLPGWSIVDENSHENKVVRHSFIPSPLIFIGHSVKPAIIQTPVTIEHIAPTLAHFMRIRAPNACSSAPITDLR encoded by the coding sequence ATGAAAGGATTACTGACTTCCCTTATCACCGTACTTACCTTCACCGGGCTACAAGCTCAGTCGTTGCCTGCTGCACCCAAGCTCGTGGTGGGACTGACGATTGACCAACTGCGTACGGACTACCTGGAAGCATTCTCATCACTTTACGGGGAGAAAGGTTTCAAACGCCTTTGGAAAGAGGGAAGAGTGTTCTATAATGCCGAATATACTTTCAGCGGTGTGGACCGCTCGTCTGCCATAGCCGCCATTTACAGCGGAACGACTCCCTCCATGAACGGAATCATCTCCAAGCGATGGATGGACGCGGCTACCCTACGTCCTGTCAACAGCACAGACGACACGGCTTTCATGGGGTACTATACCGACCAGACGTGTTCTCCTTCCAAATTATTGACTTCCACCATTGCCGATGAGCTCAAAATAGCGACTCAAGGCAAGGGGCTTGTATATGCCATCGCTCCCAAATGTGACGCGGCGATTTTTGCCGCCGGACATGCCGGGAACGGTGCTTTCTGGCTCAATCCCAACACGGGAAAATGGAGCGGAACAACTTATTACGGAGAATTTCCTTGGTGGGCAAGTCAGTACAACGACCGCCAAGCCGTCGATTTCCGTATTGCGAATATCGTATGGGAACCGGTATTTCCTCGCGGGATGTACACATTCCTGCCCGACTGGCGGGATATGGTTTTCAAATATAAATTTGATGACGACCGCAACAACAAGTACCGCCGTTTCATCACCAGCCCTTTCGTGAACGATGAAGTGAATGCGCTTGCCGAAGAAGCATTGAGCAAGAGTTCAATCGGCATGGACGACATTACTGACTTATTGGCACTGACTTATTATGCCGGCAACTACGCACATAAATCCGTACAGGAATGTGCAATGGAAATACAGGATACCTACGTGCGCATTGACCGTAGCATTGCCAACCTGCTCGAACTGCTCGACAGGAAAGTGGGCTTGCAGAACGTGCTCATCTTCGTCACTTCCACCGGATATACAGACAGCGAATCGTCTGATTCGGGATTATACAAAATTCCCGGAGGAGAGTTCTACCTCAACCGTTGCGCCGCTTTGCTGAATATGTATCTGATGGCTACGTACGGGGAAGGAAAATATGTGGAAACTTATCACAACCAACAGATTTATCTGAATCATAAGTTGCTGGAACAAAAGCAACTCAATCTGACGGAAGTACAAGAGAAGTCCGCCGAATTCCTGATGCAATTCAGTGGAGTGAATGAGGCATATTCCGCCAACAGGCTTCTGTTGGGTTCGTGGACTCCGGAAATCCACAAAATACGTAACGGATATCATCGTAAACGCTCGGGGGATCTGGTAATCGATGTTCTTCCCGGATGGTCAATCGTTGACGAGAACAGCCACGAGAACAAGGTGGTACGCCATTCGTTCATCCCCTCACCGCTGATTTTCATCGGTCACTCGGTGAAACCGGCTATCATACAGACTCCTGTAACCATTGAACATATTGCGCCTACACTGGCTCATTTCATGCGTATCCGGGCTCCCAACGCCTGCAGCTCCGCCCCTATTACCGACTTGCGGTAA
- the secA gene encoding preprotein translocase subunit SecA — translation MGFNEFLSSIFGNKSTRDMKEIKPWVEKIKAAYPEVEKLDNDALRAKTEELKKYIRESATAERAKVEELKASIESLELEDREEVFAQIDKIEKEILEKYEKALDEVLPVAFSIVKATAKRFAENEEIVVTATEFDRQLAATKDFVRIEGDKAIYQNHWMAGGNDTVWNMVHYDVQLFGGVVLHKGKIAEMATGEGKTLVATLPVFLNALTGNGVHVVTVNDYLAKRDSEWMGPLYMFHGLSVDCIDRHQPNSDARRQAYLADITFGTNNEFGFDYLRDNMAISPKDLVQRQHNYAIVDEVDSVLIDDARTPLIISGPVPKGDDQLFEQLRPLVERLVEAQKILATKYLSEAKKLIATGDKKDMEEGFLALYRSHKALPKNKALIKFLSEQGIKAGMLKTEEIYMEQNNKRMHEVTDPLYFVIDEKLNSVDLTDKGVDLITGNSEDPTLFVLPDIAGQLSELENVPDLTNEEKLQKKDELLTNYAVKSERVHTINQLLKAYTMFEKDDEYVVIDGQVKIVDEQTGRIMEGRRYSDGLHQAIEAKERVKVEAATQTFATITLQNYFRMYHKLSGMTGTAETEAGELWDIYKLDVVVIPTNRPIARKDMNDRVYKTKREKYKAVIEEIEQLVQAGRPVLVGTTSVEISEMLSKMLTMRKIEHNVLNAKLHQKEAEIVAKAGLSCAVTIATNMAGRGTDIKLSPEVKAAGGLAIIGTERHESRRVDRQLRGRAGRQGDPGSSVFFVSLEDDLMRLFSSDRIASVMDRLGFQEGEMIEHKMISNSIERAQKKVEENNFGIRKRLLEYDDVMNKQRTVVYTKRRHALMGERIGMDIVNMIWDRCANAIENNDYEGCQMELLQTLAMETPFTEEEFRNEKKEKLADKTFNIAMENFKRKTERLAQIANPVIKQVYENQGHMYENILIPITDGKRMYNISCNLKAAYESESKEVVKSFEKSILLHVIDEAWKENLRELDELKHSVQNASYEQKDPLLIYKLESVTLFDAMVNKINNQTVSILMRGQIPVQEAPDEPSARRVEVRQAAPEQRQDMSKYRENKQDLNDPNQQAAANQDTREQQKREPIRAEKTVGRNDPCPCGSGKKYKNCHGRNL, via the coding sequence ATGGGATTTAATGAATTTTTAAGCTCGATTTTCGGAAACAAATCCACACGAGACATGAAAGAAATCAAGCCCTGGGTGGAGAAGATTAAAGCTGCCTACCCGGAGGTTGAGAAACTGGATAACGACGCACTCCGCGCAAAAACGGAAGAACTCAAAAAATATATCCGCGAATCAGCAACCGCCGAACGTGCGAAAGTGGAAGAACTGAAAGCGAGTATCGAAAGCCTTGAACTGGAAGACCGCGAAGAAGTATTTGCGCAAATAGACAAGATAGAAAAAGAAATTCTGGAGAAATATGAAAAAGCATTGGACGAAGTATTGCCCGTTGCTTTCTCCATCGTTAAGGCAACTGCCAAACGTTTTGCCGAAAATGAAGAAATTGTAGTGACTGCCACGGAATTCGACCGCCAGCTCGCTGCAACAAAGGATTTTGTACGCATCGAGGGAGACAAAGCCATTTATCAGAATCACTGGATGGCCGGTGGTAACGACACGGTGTGGAACATGGTTCACTACGACGTACAGTTGTTTGGTGGTGTCGTTCTCCATAAAGGCAAGATTGCGGAAATGGCAACCGGTGAAGGTAAGACATTGGTAGCTACCCTCCCGGTATTCCTGAACGCATTGACCGGGAACGGTGTTCATGTGGTAACCGTGAACGACTATCTGGCAAAACGTGACTCCGAATGGATGGGTCCTCTCTATATGTTCCACGGTCTGAGTGTGGATTGCATCGACCGCCATCAACCGAACTCCGACGCACGCCGTCAGGCATATCTGGCCGACATCACTTTCGGAACGAACAACGAATTCGGTTTCGACTACCTGCGTGACAATATGGCTATCAGTCCGAAAGACCTTGTACAACGTCAGCACAACTACGCGATTGTCGATGAAGTAGACTCCGTATTGATTGACGACGCACGTACTCCATTGATTATTTCCGGCCCTGTGCCGAAAGGCGATGACCAATTATTCGAACAACTCCGTCCGTTGGTTGAACGTCTGGTAGAAGCGCAGAAGATATTGGCTACCAAATATTTGTCTGAGGCCAAAAAGCTGATCGCAACCGGTGACAAGAAAGATATGGAAGAGGGATTCCTCGCTTTGTATCGCAGCCATAAGGCATTGCCTAAAAATAAAGCGTTGATTAAGTTCTTGAGTGAGCAAGGCATCAAGGCCGGTATGCTCAAGACAGAGGAAATCTATATGGAGCAGAACAACAAGCGTATGCATGAGGTGACTGATCCGTTGTATTTCGTCATCGACGAGAAGCTGAACAGCGTAGATTTGACAGACAAAGGTGTAGACCTGATTACCGGCAACTCAGAAGACCCGACATTGTTCGTACTCCCCGATATCGCCGGACAACTCTCGGAACTGGAGAATGTGCCGGACCTGACTAACGAGGAAAAACTCCAGAAGAAGGACGAACTGCTGACTAACTACGCCGTTAAATCGGAACGCGTACATACGATCAACCAATTATTGAAGGCGTACACGATGTTCGAGAAAGATGACGAGTATGTGGTTATCGACGGACAAGTGAAGATTGTAGACGAACAGACCGGACGTATCATGGAAGGCCGCCGCTATTCTGACGGACTGCATCAGGCTATCGAAGCAAAGGAACGCGTGAAAGTGGAAGCTGCTACGCAGACTTTCGCCACGATTACTTTGCAGAACTACTTCCGTATGTATCACAAGCTGTCCGGTATGACCGGTACTGCCGAGACGGAAGCAGGCGAACTTTGGGACATTTATAAATTGGATGTTGTGGTAATCCCGACCAACCGTCCGATTGCCCGCAAAGACATGAACGACCGTGTTTACAAGACTAAGCGCGAAAAATATAAAGCCGTGATCGAGGAAATCGAACAATTGGTTCAGGCAGGACGTCCGGTGTTGGTAGGTACCACTTCGGTAGAAATCTCCGAAATGCTGAGTAAAATGCTGACCATGCGTAAGATTGAACATAATGTATTGAATGCGAAGTTGCACCAGAAAGAAGCCGAAATCGTAGCGAAAGCCGGTTTGAGTTGCGCGGTAACGATTGCAACCAACATGGCAGGTCGTGGTACGGATATCAAACTAAGTCCGGAGGTAAAGGCTGCGGGCGGTTTGGCGATTATCGGTACGGAACGTCATGAGTCCCGCCGTGTAGACCGCCAGTTGCGTGGTCGTGCAGGACGTCAGGGTGACCCGGGTTCATCTGTATTCTTCGTATCACTGGAAGATGACTTGATGCGTCTGTTCTCTTCCGACCGTATCGCAAGCGTAATGGATAGACTCGGTTTCCAGGAAGGCGAAATGATTGAGCATAAAATGATTTCCAATTCTATCGAACGCGCCCAGAAGAAGGTAGAAGAAAACAACTTCGGTATCCGTAAGCGTCTGTTGGAATACGACGACGTTATGAACAAGCAACGTACGGTTGTCTACACGAAACGCCGCCATGCGCTGATGGGTGAACGTATCGGTATGGATATCGTAAATATGATTTGGGACCGTTGCGCGAATGCCATCGAAAATAATGACTACGAGGGTTGTCAGATGGAACTGCTCCAAACGTTGGCTATGGAAACTCCGTTCACAGAGGAAGAGTTCCGCAACGAGAAGAAAGAGAAGTTGGCCGACAAGACTTTCAACATTGCGATGGAGAATTTCAAACGCAAGACCGAACGTCTGGCTCAAATCGCTAATCCGGTTATCAAACAAGTATATGAGAATCAAGGACATATGTATGAAAACATCCTGATTCCTATTACGGACGGAAAACGTATGTACAACATCTCTTGCAACCTGAAAGCGGCTTACGAATCGGAATCGAAAGAGGTGGTGAAATCATTCGAGAAATCAATCCTGCTCCACGTGATCGATGAAGCATGGAAAGAGAATTTGCGTGAACTGGACGAACTGAAACATTCGGTACAGAACGCCAGCTACGAACAAAAAGACCCGTTATTGATTTACAAACTGGAATCCGTAACGCTGTTTGACGCAATGGTGAACAAAATCAACAACCAGACTGTGTCTATCCTGATGCGTGGACAAATTCCTGTACAGGAAGCTCCGGACGAACCGTCCGCACGCCGGGTAGAAGTACGTCAGGCTGCTCCGGAACAACGTCAGGACATGAGCAAGTATCGTGAGAACAAACAGGATTTGAACGACCCGAACCAGCAGGCTGCCGCCAATCAGGATACCCGCGAACAGCAGAAACGCGAACCGATTCGCGCCGAAAAAACGGTAGGACGCAACGATCCTTGTCCATGCGGAAGCGGTAAGAAGTACAAGAACTGCCACGGAAGAAATCTTTGA
- a CDS encoding DUF6340 family protein → MAKSYSLAFVSLFLLLFGSCQSIEQISIDYLQPADLSFPPQLRKVAIVNNTSNAPDDKLTPQTKKSKDNRVEISRAIAYANGDPKVAAEAMAEEIAHQNYFDEVVICDSALRANDKISRESTLSQEEVRQLASDLGVDLIIALENLQFKITKTVRYLEEFGCYQGAIDAKVYPTVSVYLPERSKPMATIRLNDSIFWEDFGISPTEAAAQIIPTKDMLKEAAEFAGTVPVKYIVPIWKNGKRYLYTGGSVPMRDAAIYVRENSWDEAYELWNQAYQSTKNEKKKMRAALNIAVYYEMKDSLAKAEEWATTAQQHARKTELKKNAGNNKINTDEAPNYFYISLYLTELKERNAQLSKLKLQMSRFNDDF, encoded by the coding sequence ATGGCAAAATCTTATTCATTGGCATTCGTTTCTCTGTTTCTATTACTATTCGGCAGCTGTCAAAGTATAGAACAGATTTCCATTGATTATCTGCAACCTGCCGATTTGAGTTTTCCTCCTCAACTTCGTAAAGTGGCCATCGTAAATAATACAAGTAATGCACCGGACGATAAGCTGACTCCCCAAACTAAAAAGTCGAAAGACAATAGAGTTGAAATAAGCCGTGCCATAGCATATGCCAATGGCGATCCTAAGGTTGCGGCAGAAGCGATGGCGGAAGAGATAGCGCATCAGAACTACTTTGACGAAGTGGTGATTTGCGACTCTGCCTTGCGGGCAAACGATAAAATCTCCCGTGAAAGTACACTTTCTCAAGAGGAAGTCCGCCAGCTAGCTTCCGATCTGGGAGTAGATCTGATTATTGCTTTGGAAAATCTGCAATTCAAAATAACGAAAACAGTACGTTACTTGGAGGAATTCGGGTGTTATCAAGGTGCGATAGATGCGAAAGTCTATCCAACGGTATCCGTATACCTGCCCGAACGGAGTAAACCGATGGCTACTATCCGTCTCAATGACAGCATTTTCTGGGAGGATTTCGGAATTTCACCTACAGAAGCCGCCGCACAAATCATCCCCACAAAAGATATGCTGAAAGAGGCTGCAGAGTTCGCAGGAACCGTGCCCGTAAAATATATTGTCCCTATCTGGAAGAACGGGAAGCGTTATCTGTATACCGGTGGCTCCGTCCCCATGCGCGATGCGGCCATTTATGTACGCGAAAATTCGTGGGACGAAGCATACGAACTTTGGAATCAAGCCTACCAATCGACTAAAAACGAAAAGAAAAAGATGCGTGCAGCTCTTAATATAGCTGTTTATTATGAGATGAAAGATAGTCTGGCAAAAGCGGAAGAATGGGCTACTACCGCTCAACAACACGCCCGGAAAACAGAATTGAAAAAGAATGCCGGCAACAATAAAATCAATACCGATGAAGCACCGAATTACTTCTACATCAGCCTCTATTTAACCGAATTGAAGGAGAGAAACGCCCAATTATCCAAGCTTAAGCTACAAATGAGCCGATTTAATGATGATTTTTAA